Within Calliopsis andreniformis isolate RMS-2024a chromosome 4, iyCalAndr_principal, whole genome shotgun sequence, the genomic segment CCCAATGGATAACTTTCTCTCATTGAGAAGACCTCCATATACGGGCAAGGAATCTCTCTATATAGTGCTCCTTACGGTCCATTACTACATTCCCTGGCGTATTTTTCTAAATTAGTTTTCCTCCAATTAAGCCAGCTCCATTTCGGGCTGAGTCAACGAGCTACGCGAAATTAGCGGAAGTCGCTCGAATTTTCCAAACCCAATTATTCCATTAGGAAACCCTCTCAGGCTCGTGTCACGATTCGCATTTGCCCATATATGATCAGAAACTGTATTGAATTATGGGATTACTTTCCTTTCAACACTGTTTGAATCTTTGAAATATTCCTCGTCACTTCATCCTGTAAATCAGATATTTTAAACAAGAACTGGAACAACATTCTCCGAATATTTCTCATGCTGCACCCAGTAACATCGAGTCGACTTCCCCTGTGCAAGGCTTCGCAAAACATGCTCGCCGATCAGCCCACCTGGCCCAGCAATCTCGTCGAACTCGGATAGTCATCCGTAGGCTTTAATTACTTCCGATAATTGGTGCGATTATCGTCGTCTGCGATTCACTCCTTCAGCTTGTTCGACGCGGATAAGAACGCGGAAGGAAAAAAGCGCAAAGAGCCGATCGATCAAAGATGCAATTAGCAGCGGTCCAGGTCCCTCTGGACCAGTTTCGGCCCTCCCTTCTCCTCCCTCGTGACGGTGTCTAATTATGGCTAATTACTGTGGCTACATCGCTGACAACTTTATTTGGCTCACCGAGAATGTTCGTCATTTTCCGTGGCGCTGTTAAAAGAACCAATCTTAAACTGGGCGACAATGATTGGGCCCTGATCGGGCCCCTCTTAGTCCCGTTAGACCTTTGAACTGGTCCAATCGATCGGAGCTTCTTCGTTGCTTCTTAATTTCGGCTAATTGTCCTGAACTGTTGCAAAAAGTATACCCTTGAGGAAGAAGCTGAAGCGATGCTCTGTAGAGTAACAAATAGGCGGTGCAGGGTCCCATTCCGGTTTGCTCGCGTTAAAAGGATGCACTAAGTTGCAGTGTATGGGTGCAACTGCTACTTCACGTGCTTATTAGTCTTCATAAATTAGGGTTGCAAGGGAAGTTTTGATACgaagggattgaagaattacaCGCTTCGATGGACTTTTGATGATGGTGCTGAAGAGAGGTTGGCAGGCTGGTTTTTTAGAAAAGTAGAAGTTGGAGGAAAGAGTATGTAGATGATTTTAGGATTTTAAGAGAAGTATAtagttattgtatttttaagaaaattaatatttatagttatattattttctaggttaattttttatttgtcaGAGGTTTTTTCAAACACTATTTGGAAGCTTATAAAATGACCCAATAGTTATCATCCTCATTTAAAAATCCTTGTGTCCCACTAACAGTGAAAATATCTGACCAGGACAATGTCCACTGCAAAAAGACTTTCTCTAACAGCAATcttgaattttctttttttcaggTTTCACGGGCACCCAGTGTGAGATCGACATAGACGAATGTGCAGCGAAGCCATGTCTCAATGGGGGTGTCTGCACCGACCTGATAAATTCCTTCAAGTGCACTTGCGCGAATGGTTTCGCTGGCTCTCACTGCCAGATCAACATAGACGACTGTGCCTCATCACCATGCAAAAACGGAGGCATTTGCCAGGACTCCATAGCCAAGTACACTTGCGATTGCCCTCCAGGATTCACGGGAGCCTCCTGCGAGACGAACATCAACGACTGCCAGTCGAATCCTTGTCACAGCGGCACCTGCATCGATGGAGAAAACAGCTTCAGTTGCAACTGTTTCCCAGGATTCACGGGGAAGCTGTGCCAGATCCAGATCGACGAGTGTGAGAGCAACCCTTGCCAATTCGGGGGTAGGTGTGAGGACCGTATAAACGGGTACCAGTGCATCTGCAGACCTGGAACCTCTGGCACGAACTGTGAGGTGAACGTCAATGAGTGCTATAGCAACCCCTGCAGAAATGGAGCGAGATGCATCGATGGGATCAACAGGTGAGTTGAGGACTTCTTTGATGGGTGAAGCTCCCTGAAGGATTCCTTAAGGGAGGGAAGAAACTTCTGTGAATTATACAGTTCCATAGCTAGACAGTGGTCCCTGAATAATAGCATGAATAGAGTTAGCATCACTAGAGTTGTGGATATTTGAGAGCATGTAAATTGAGTTCAGGAATTTTGCAAGTGGCTTTTGGAATCAATAACAGAACACAGCAGAATTTTTAAATGAACAATATTTATTAAACTACTTGTCGATATAGAACAGAAGGTAAGATATCTTCGAGAGATCTTCAAAATCTGGCAAAATTCCAACTCCCCTCCCTCCACTTGCGCAAAGCTCCAGAAATGATTACAGAAGTCGAACACTCGAACACTCGAACCCCCAAATCTGGCAAAATCTTGGGCCCACTCTAACATCATcatatcttccatcctcagtggaTACGATGCCTTTTCTTCCAGGTACTCCTGTGACTGCGAGCCAGGCTTTACAGGACAGCATTGCGAGACGGATATAAACGAGTGCGCGAGCAATCCCTGCGCCAATGGCGGACGGTGCATAGACCTGATCAATGGCTACAGGTGCGAGTGTCCCAGGGGATACTACGACGCTAGGTGCCTCAGTGACGTGGACGAATGCGCCAGCAATCCTTGCATAAATGGCGGCACCTGCGAGGATGGTGTCAACCAGTTCATTTGCCACTGTCTGCCAGGGTACGGAGGCAAGAGGTGCGAGGCGGACATCGACGAGTGTGGGTCGAATCCCTGCCAGCATGGCGGCTCTTGCAAGGATCACCTGAATGGATACAGTTGCAAGTGTTTGGCTGGCTACGCTGGTACCAACTGTGAGACCAACATTGACGACTGCGCGAACAACCCTTGTCAGAATGGAGGCTCTTGTATAGACCTTGTCAACGACTATAAGTGTGTCTGTGAGCTGCCCCACACGGGGAGGAACTGCGAGGATAAGCTGGACCCTTGTTCACCTAACAAGTACGTGTTCCAGGATGTGCTGAGGGATAGGTGAATTTTTAGTGTTGGGTTGTTCTGAGAGGAAGAGTATTAGTAGTCTATTAATGACACACATGATGTAGACAGTACATGTTGTGAGTTTTGGTAGTGGTCTGCTAACTGTATTTAAATAGTGGTGATTGGAGACTTTTGTACTTGAGAGTCAGAGTGGTCCTAGTTTTTATCTACTATCTTCTCTCTCAGAGCAGCTGAACTATAGTACATTCTATATCTTCtatatattaatataaagtGATTAGAGTAAGACCTGTGGTAGAGCATAATACTAATGATCATTGTTAACAATTGTTGCAGGTGTCTCCATGGGGCCAAGTGTTCACCATCATCAAACTTCCTCGACTTTGCCTGCACCTGTACAGTCGGTTACACTGGCAGGCTCTGCGATGAGGATGTTGACGAATGTGTAGTGACATCTCCATGCAGAAACGGAGCTACTTGCAGGAACACCAATGGCTCTTATCAATGTCTCTGTGCCAAGGGCTACGAGGGTCGAGATTGCATAATCAATACTGACGACTGTGCCAACTGTAAGTGAATAACCACCTGTCTCACAATCTGAGTTCTCTCAAAAGTAATACTGAACAGAAGCTTatgtaatttatttatatttcccATTTACAGCTCCCTGCCAAAATGGCGGTACATGTTTGGATGGCATTGGCGACTACACTTGCCTCTGCCTGGATGGTTTCAGCGGCAAGCACTGTGAAATCGACGTAGACGAGTGTCTGTCGCAGCCCTGCCAAAATGGCGCTATCTGCAAAGAATACGTCAACTCGTACACGTGTCAATGTCAGCTCGGGTTCTCTGGCATAAACTGTCAAACCAACGACGAGGACTGCACAGAGAGCAGCTGCATGAACGGTGGCAAGTGTATCGATGGCATCAATAACTATACCTGCATCTGTGGACCTGGTTACACTGGTTCGAATTGTCAGTATCGCATTAACGAGTGCGACAGTTCTCCTTGCCTAAATGGTGCCACGTGTCACGACCATGTCCAGTATTATACTTGCCACTGTCCTTATGGGTACACTGGGACCAGATGCGATCAGTTCATCGACTGGTGCGCAGACAATCCCTGTGAGAATCAGGCTACCTGTGTTCAGTACAAGAATAAGTACCACTGCAACTGCTCACCTGGATGGACTGGCAAAGTCTGCGATGTCGAGATGGTCTCTTGCAAGGACGCAGCTATCAGGAAAGGAGTGCCCGAGAAGAATCTCTGTAACAATGGTACTTGCGAGGATATTGGTAACAGTCATCGTTGCCACTGCTTGGAAGGATACACTGGCTCCTATTGTCAAGAGGAAGTCAACGAATGTGACTCTGCCCCTTGTCAAAATGGTGCCACTTGCAAGGACTTAGTCGGCTCCTATCAATGTCAGTGTACTAAAGGCTTCCAGGGCCAGAACTGTGAGCTCAACGTAGACGACTGTCGGCCCAATCCCTGCCAGAATGGCGGCACCTGCCACGATCTCATCAGCAACTTCAGTTGCTCGTGTCCACCAGGGACTCTGGGCTTCATTTGTGAACTGAACCCTGACGACTGTGCGATTGGCACTTGCCACAATAATGGAACCTGTATCGACAAAGTTAATGGATTCGAATGCAAGTGTCCTCCTGGATTCGTGGGTCCCAGGTGCGAGGGTGACATCAACGAGTGTCTCTCGAACCCCTGCGCCTCTCCAGGGACACAGGACTGCGTGCAGCTTGTCAACAACTACCACTGCAACTGCAAGCCTGGCTACATGGGACGTCACTGTGAAGTCAAGGTGAACTTCTGCGACAGCTCGCCCTGTCAGAACGGAGGAGTTTGCACAGCGAAGCAGGCTGGACACACTTGTCTCTGCCCCAGCGATTACTATGGAAACAACTGCGAATTCGCAGGCTCCTACTGCGACAGAGAACCTTGCTTGAATGGTGGCACTTGCACTGTGGCTGAAACAGAGGTCGGTTATAGGTGCTACTGTCCTCCTGGAACCACTGGGACTCATTGTGAAATAGATGCCAGAGACGAGTGCGCGAGCAATCCTTGCCAGCAGTCTAACGCAGTCTGCAAGAACCTCCTCGGTGATTATGCTTGCGACTGTCCACCAAAGTGGACTGGCAAGAACTGTGAGatctatgaccctaactatgGAGGCGGCATCTTCGGCAGACCGAATTCTAATGTACCCAAAATAATGAATGCGTATGATCTGGACCTGGAACTCGAGAGGAAAAAATGTATTGAAAATAGATGCGAAGAGAAGTCTGGCAATCACCATTGCGACGAAGAGTGTAACAGGTACGCCTGCAACTTTGATGGAAACGATTGCTCGCTGGGCATCAACCCTTGGCGCAACTGCACGGCACCTATCAACTGCTGGGACGTTTTTATGAACGATGTGTGTGACGAGGTCTGTAACAACGCTCAGTGTCTCTTCGATGGAAGGGATTGCGAGAGGAAATTGGCACCCTGCAAGTGAGTAGCTTTATTAGTTTTCCTAGGCTAATAATTGGACACAGGTTCAACAATttacttaatatttctttcttttctacAGCCCCATCTACGACGCCTACTGCAGAAAGCATTACGCTAATGGACACTGCGATTACGGCTGTAATAATGAAGAATGTAACTGGGACGGTCTCGACTGTGACAGAGAGCCACCATCACTTGCTGAAGGTGTGATTTCCGTAGTCGTGAGGATGGACATGCAGACTTTCCGTTCCAACGTCGTGGCCTTCCTGCGGGATATTGGTCACGAGTTGCGGACAACCTTGAGAGTGAAGCAGGACGAGCTTGGCAACGATATGATCTACCCTTGGAAGAGGGACAGTTTGCAGACCAACTTCTTCGGCCGACCTACTACTATTTACACGAGCAGTCAGAGTGGCGTGATCGCCTACTTAGAAATCGACAACAGGAAATGCACAGTGACGCAAGGAGCCGTGTGCTTCCCTTCAGCAAACGAGGCAGCAGAATACCTAGCAGCCACAGCGTCCAAACACTCTCTGTCCAGAAACTTCCCAATCGAGCAAGTCCGAGGCGTGATGGGGCCGCAGGGCCCAGAGTACCCAGACACACCAACGAACTACAAGTACGTCTTTATCGGTGTCGTCATCGTGGTACTTGGCGGAATGCTCGTCGGTGTACTGGTCACTGCTCAGAGGAAACGTGCTGTGGGTGTAACGTGGTTCCCCGAGGGATTCCTTCGCACCAGCAGCGGTAGTGGGCAGCGTCGTAGGTCCCGCAGGCGAGGTCCAGATGGTCAGGAGATGAGGAACTTGAACAAACAGCCCTCAGTGAATTGTATGGACCTGGACGTTGGAAATGGTCGAGCGCAACAGTGGTCGGATGACGAGTCTGACCTTCCACCTTCGAAACGAATGAGAGGAATAGAGCCTGGATATGCCAGCGACCATACTGCCATCACCGACTACGAAGAAACGGAACCACGAATGTGGACACAGCAGCACCTGGACGCTGCAGAGATACGTAGACCAGACGCTGGCGTCTTGACGCCACCCAGCCTCGAACATGGCCAAGACGTTGATCCCAGAGGTCCCAGTGGAATGACACCCTTGATGGTGGCTTCGGTTCGAGGTGGAGGATTGGACACAGGAGAAGAAGAGGATGAAAGCGATGGCACCGCAGCGGTGATCGCAGACTTGGTCGCCCAAGGCGCTGACTTGAACGCCACGACAGAGAAGAGTGGCGAAACGTCTCTCCACTTGGCAGCGCGTTACGCTAGAGCTGACGCCGCGAAGAGGCTCCTCGACGCTGGGGCCGACGCCAATTCTCAGGACAACACTGGCAGGACGCCTCTGCATTCCGCTGTCGCTGCCGACGCGATGGGAGTCTTCCAGATACTGCTACGGAACAGAGCCACGAATCTCAACGCTCGCATGCATGATGGCACCACTCCGTTGATCCTAGCCGCGCGTTTGGCCACCGAGGGAATGGTGGAGGACCTCATTAACGCCGACGCTGACATCAATGCCGCTGACAACAGTGGCAAGACAGCTCTCCACTGGGCTGCAGCTGTTAACAACGTTGACGCTGTTAATATACTCCTCGTCCATGGCGCTAACAGGGACGCTCAGGACGATAAGGACGAGACTCCATTGTTCCTTGCTGCCAGGGAAGGCAGCTTCGAAGCTTGCAAGGCGCTGCTCGACACATTTGCTAATAGAGAAATAACTGATCACATGGATCGACTACCGAGAGATGTAGCCAGTGAAAGACTACATCATGATATTGTGAGATTACTGGACGAACATGTACCGAGATCCCCACAGATGGTCACTGTTATACCAAATGGTCCTCTCATGGGTAAGTATCATATTCTATCGTTAATACATTCACAATTTTCTGTAATTACTCTACTAATATTAAATTCCCTATTCCTTTTTACAGGATCTCCAAACCACCCACAGCTGATCACACATCCCACAGTGATCGGTTCAGCGCCAAAGCAGGCGAAATCGAAGAAGCGACCGAAGACGGGCGCCACGGGGAACCCAAACAGTCCAGAATCGGAGGGCGGAGTGGTAGGTGTAAGGCGAAAGCCTTCCGTGAAGAAACCACCCGTGAAACGTGgcgctcagcccccaaaccaggAGATTCCCCAAGGAGCAGAGGGCGCAGAGGGAAATCTGCCAAGCCCATATGACAGTGCAAGCTTATACAGCAACGCCCCACTAGTAGGCCACACAGCCACAGCGAAACAGCCACCTCCATACGAGGACTGCATAAAGGGCCAATCCATGCAGGGCCTCCAGCAGCTAGGCCTGGACACCTTCACGACCAACTACGGGCTGCCTAATTTTCACGACCAGCTGCTAGCGCCTCATCAGCGACAGGCACAGGGGATGGTGAACACGTTATCGCCGCCTTACAGTAACCAGTCTCCCCCACATTCTGTGCAGTCGAACATGACTCTGTCGCCGCAGGCGAGCTATATGGGCTCGCCGTCGCCAGCGAAGAGCAGGCCATCGCTGCCCACTTCGCCCACCCACATCGCCGCCATGAGACAGGCGACGCATCAAAAGCACGGTGGCATGCCACCCGTGGGCTTCGACTTCGAGAATCTTCCTTACTCCTCGagtcagcagcagcaacagcaacagcagcagttgCAGCAGACGCAGCAGCAGAtccaacagcagcaacagcaacagcagcaggcgCAGCAGCAGAGcacgcaacagcagcagcagcagcagcaacagcagcagcagacgCAGCAGTACTACCAGTACTTGACGCCGCCGTCCCATCACTCAGGACCGGATGTGACGCCACAGCACCTGATGCAGGCGCCCGAGAGCTTTCCAACCCCGTCGCCTGACAGTCCAGGTCACTGGTCCTCGAGCTCGCCTCATTCGAACAGCGATTGGTCGGAGTGCATGGCCTCGCCGAACGCGTACAGCGCAGGTGGCGCGCACCAAAGCAACAAGGGCTCCGACGCCATTTACATATGAGGCCGGCTGAACACGCTCTCCTCCTCGCGCGAGTAAGTGTCGTTGGACGCGCATGAACTGTGATTAACTCGTCGAGTTCGAGGCGTGATTCTCGCCAGTGACGCGGAACGTTCGGAGGCCTGCGCATCCGCGAAACGATCTTTCATGTAAGGTTTATAGCAAGCGGGGTGGTATCTTTCTTAGTCGTTATAGGATGGCAGGTTGCGAGTTTGGGTATGGTGGGTGGAAGGAGTATGGTCAGGCCACGAAAGCAATAGAAGCTGGAGATGCAATAGTTCGAGAGTAGGGTTTGTACAGTTTTTGGATACTGTTGTGTATGGGGCAGCAGAGTACGTTAATGTCGCATAGGTGCTTTGCATCTGAGGGGTAATAAAAGACAGGTTGTATCTTCTATCGCTTCACAGAGCCTCTGTATTCATTTTGCCCATGCACAGTACATATAAATCATTGTGTATATATGCGAGGAGATATATTTTCTGGATCAGACATCGGTTGCCTACTCCTATATCGTGCCTTTTCTAATTAAAGATGTGGAAACATTGTGGTGAGGAGTATCATAGGAGATTCGAGTAGAagatatatttttttgtatcgACAGATTCAGTTATTCGTATCTGAAGCTCAATGAACAATGGTGCCTTCGACTTGCCACAGTATGAAGACCCGTTTAGACACAGATTAATAGGGAACGAGAACCTTGCTATCTACAATAGTTATTGTACATAGGGGAAAGCATGGAAGCGAAGAATCATATTTCGAGCTGCTATGTGTATTCGACGAGGACGACTAGTAGAGTGTAATATGTAATATTCTATTTAATTATGTAACGCACAAGCATGTCTATAGAGGGTGACTCGTGATTCATGGTCAGATCGAGAACAGGATGATATTTCGTGCATCTTCACAGAAATCTTACCCCATTTTTTAAATGCACCACGAATTGCCTTTCACCCCGACTAAATAAAAGGAAGATCGTGTAATCTCTGGGATCGATGCGTCTCAACCCGCTTCCGCATCGTACCCTAGATCGTCGCGAGGCACTGCCCGATAATTGTAACGAGCGTAACATCGTGTAACACCGGATACGGAAGAAGAACACAACTCTGCattggaaagaagaaatgtcctGAGAATCGTGCCTTCGAATGTCGTAGAGTGTAAGAGAGATTCGCGTAGATAAATCTATTAAATTATATGTTCCACTTATCGATGAAGCGCAACGTTTCCAAATGGCCTTTAACGATTTATCACCGACGTAACGTGTAAGATAGAAGAGCGATGATTAGACGGTCGACGAGAGCCCTCAGAGAAGTCGTCTTCACCTCGTGAATAAAATCGTTCCATACACAGACATTCCATTCGAATTTTCCTTCTTTTTATCGTATCTTTCTTCTTCGTTCCATGTCGACTCACCTCCTGAGACTTTTCAAGAGCTCGACTCGGAATTCGCGGCTGTTTTTATAATTTTCTTTCGTGTAAACTATGGGGCTAACGTAATCGTTAATGCGTTATCGCGTGTGTACGTTAATATGAATAGATCGTTTAATGAATTAAGTAAGACGATGGTAAGACGATTCTCGCTGATCTCTCTCGTCTGCCGAAACCAAAAGAGAGTTCTTTTAGACAAAGAGGACAGACAGAGGAATGCGTATCGGCGGCGTGACTGGACGGTGGTATGATGTGTACGCATAATAGaatctataaataaataaaaagatatTAATCATAGATTGTTGCGAGAGAAAAGAGCAAATTTATTCGTCGGTTATTTTGCAATATGTCCACCAGTGACGCGATTAGAGGACAATTATGATTGAGTAtccctgtttttttttttaaatataaatctgTCTTCGCCCTTTCTAAAGAAGAAATTTGTAAATACTCTCTTCCTACTCCATCCATTTCTATCTTTCTGCTCGCACCTCATCTTGCGTACTATTcaagtatttttttatataaataaattgtcttTTCTCTCGATTTTGTACAAACtgtttttacatatttttatattatgtaaGTTAGATATCGGTACGTTTTTCTTCTTTTGTATAAGGCGACTCCCATGGACAATAATAACGATGTTTCCTCTATCATATTATATGGATCATAGAAGAgagatataaatatatatataaataaatatatatattattatatatgtatTTTGTGTAATTGACCGTTGCATCGAGGAGTCGCGCGTCGATTAATAGTCGGCCTCGGTGCAATCCTGAATTACATAGAGGTGTGATGGAGCTTTCCATTAATGGAAAATGAGAGTCCAACGCAATTTCTATGACTACTTCGCGAAATCTATATGCTCCTAAGGAGagacatttttatttatatatatatatacatagaacTTTTGTAATGGACTAAGTGTATCTCTTCACGCGACTGCCTTTTTTTGTATTGTTAATGCCACGAAAAGTCTGCCAAATAGCGAAACGACGAGAAAATATCATGAAAATGTTAAATAGTATATATTGTGAAAATATCTGATTTTTACAAGAGCTCAATGCGCGCGCGATGATGCGATCCTTTGTCATGATTACGTATCCGAATCGTTTCTCGAAATAACAATACTTTGATATCTTCGGTCATCAAAATTGTAATTTTACGTAGGTAATGAAATTCACGTACGTAAGACGAAAGAAAAGGACTTAGATTTATCGAACGACCGATCAATTAACATATGAATGTGTTCAAAATTAGGTACAGCATTCGCTCTCTAACACACTGAAATACTTTCCTGTgttaaaaaagaaattgtaaGAACGACGGTAGATAAGCTATACGCTCCAATTTACAGTTATCTTATGATAAGTTAGAGAAGAACTCCCGATTATTAATGATAGATCTTGTTATTCCTTGTAACTTGTAAAAAGTACTGAGTTTTATTAGTATTAACTATTTGGTAACGTAAGGATTTGTTCGATCCTAATCATATCCTGCCTCCCCTTCCCCGATCCTTGTTCCCTTTGTACCTTTGGCAACCCGAtcctcatatttttataaataagttATGTCTTTTAAAACAGATGTAATAATAAAGATTAATCTAACATTCACAATAGGGTTGTTGTTCTGTTCTATTGTGCTATGCTTCTGCGTTTTATTCCTTAATTATTGTAAGCATAGATACTTTTTTAGTATATTTACAGACAGATTTTACACAACAATCAAATTGTATTAtagcaataaaaaataaaaaaatttgaaaatttcccgAACATACCACGTTGGAATTTTTTTTCTACATTCTCCATTTTACTTTTTACATAAGTAGTACCACTTAGATcgctttaaattttaaatatattgtcaCGGATCAGTTACATAgtatttaattttcatttttacaatttgaaatattttaattttattttaaattgtattgATAACAGGGAAATAGATATGAGGGATGAAAAAAATCATATATAATAACATATATAATAAATGGTGCTGTAGTATTATTACAAAGGTCCTAAATATCATTATGCAACGATAAAAGTACATAGAAATTgcttatttattgcaaaaagaGCAGTTGAAATATTCTTTGGGGCACCGAACCCTAATGTTACGGCCCTTAAGAAAAGTTGCTAGCGATAGCTTCGACATCTAGCGGCGATCCGCGAACTAACATTTGAAGTAAGTACCGTGTCATCTGGAACTGGTACCCCTTAAGAAAAACATTTCAAAAATTGTTAATATATCATCAACTAGCGATATTATTATAGACAATAGATCAGAATATTGTCTCAATCTATAAATTGCATTAAATAATTGAATTCGTGCAGTGaatgtattaaaaataatttctgcTACCAGTACGTAATTTATTTAGTAATTTACAAACTATTTGATGGTGCAGGATCATTCTAGAGCTTTTAGAAATCATTATGCAATGATAGAAATATatagaaattgtttatttattgtaaaaagaGCATTTGAAGGATTCTTTGGGGCACTGGGCCCCGCTGATACGGTCCTTAAGAAAAGTTGCTAGCGATAGCTT encodes:
- the N gene encoding neurogenic locus Notch protein: MCSSGYTGQNCENEYIPCDPSPCKNGGTCQQISDLEYECKCPEGFRGEQCEENIDDCPGNLCQNGATCMDRVNEYSCLCPPSYTGTQCELDVDECSVRPSLCHNGATCTNSPGSYSCICVNGWTGPDCSVNIDDCAGAACFNGATCIDRVGSFFCQCTYGKTGLLCHLDDACTSNPCHQGAICETSPINGSFTCSCATGYKGMDCSEDIDECEQGSPCEHDGICVNTPGSFACNCTQGFTGPRCETNVNECESHPCQNDGSCLDDPGTFRCVCMPGFTGTQCEIDIDECAAKPCLNGGVCTDLINSFKCTCANGFAGSHCQINIDDCASSPCKNGGICQDSIAKYTCDCPPGFTGASCETNINDCQSNPCHSGTCIDGENSFSCNCFPGFTGKLCQIQIDECESNPCQFGGRCEDRINGYQCICRPGTSGTNCEVNVNECYSNPCRNGARCIDGINRYSCDCEPGFTGQHCETDINECASNPCANGGRCIDLINGYRCECPRGYYDARCLSDVDECASNPCINGGTCEDGVNQFICHCLPGYGGKRCEADIDECGSNPCQHGGSCKDHLNGYSCKCLAGYAGTNCETNIDDCANNPCQNGGSCIDLVNDYKCVCELPHTGRNCEDKLDPCSPNKCLHGAKCSPSSNFLDFACTCTVGYTGRLCDEDVDECVVTSPCRNGATCRNTNGSYQCLCAKGYEGRDCIINTDDCANSPCQNGGTCLDGIGDYTCLCLDGFSGKHCEIDVDECLSQPCQNGAICKEYVNSYTCQCQLGFSGINCQTNDEDCTESSCMNGGKCIDGINNYTCICGPGYTGSNCQYRINECDSSPCLNGATCHDHVQYYTCHCPYGYTGTRCDQFIDWCADNPCENQATCVQYKNKYHCNCSPGWTGKVCDVEMVSCKDAAIRKGVPEKNLCNNGTCEDIGNSHRCHCLEGYTGSYCQEEVNECDSAPCQNGATCKDLVGSYQCQCTKGFQGQNCELNVDDCRPNPCQNGGTCHDLISNFSCSCPPGTLGFICELNPDDCAIGTCHNNGTCIDKVNGFECKCPPGFVGPRCEGDINECLSNPCASPGTQDCVQLVNNYHCNCKPGYMGRHCEVKVNFCDSSPCQNGGVCTAKQAGHTCLCPSDYYGNNCEFAGSYCDREPCLNGGTCTVAETEVGYRCYCPPGTTGTHCEIDARDECASNPCQQSNAVCKNLLGDYACDCPPKWTGKNCEIYDPNYGGGIFGRPNSNVPKIMNAYDLDLELERKKCIENRCEEKSGNHHCDEECNRYACNFDGNDCSLGINPWRNCTAPINCWDVFMNDVCDEVCNNAQCLFDGRDCERKLAPCNPIYDAYCRKHYANGHCDYGCNNEECNWDGLDCDREPPSLAEGVISVVVRMDMQTFRSNVVAFLRDIGHELRTTLRVKQDELGNDMIYPWKRDSLQTNFFGRPTTIYTSSQSGVIAYLEIDNRKCTVTQGAVCFPSANEAAEYLAATASKHSLSRNFPIEQVRGVMGPQGPEYPDTPTNYKYVFIGVVIVVLGGMLVGVLVTAQRKRAVGVTWFPEGFLRTSSGSGQRRRSRRRGPDGQEMRNLNKQPSVNCMDLDVGNGRAQQWSDDESDLPPSKRMRGIEPGYASDHTAITDYEETEPRMWTQQHLDAAEIRRPDAGVLTPPSLEHGQDVDPRGPSGMTPLMVASVRGGGLDTGEEEDESDGTAAVIADLVAQGADLNATTEKSGETSLHLAARYARADAAKRLLDAGADANSQDNTGRTPLHSAVAADAMGVFQILLRNRATNLNARMHDGTTPLILAARLATEGMVEDLINADADINAADNSGKTALHWAAAVNNVDAVNILLVHGANRDAQDDKDETPLFLAAREGSFEACKALLDTFANREITDHMDRLPRDVASERLHHDIVRLLDEHVPRSPQMVTVIPNGPLMGSPNHPQLITHPTVIGSAPKQAKSKKRPKTGATGNPNSPESEGGVVGVRRKPSVKKPPVKRGAQPPNQEIPQGAEGAEGNLPSPYDSASLYSNAPLVGHTATAKQPPPYEDCIKGQSMQGLQQLGLDTFTTNYGLPNFHDQLLAPHQRQAQGMVNTLSPPYSNQSPPHSVQSNMTLSPQASYMGSPSPAKSRPSLPTSPTHIAAMRQATHQKHGGMPPVGFDFENLPYSSSQQQQQQQQQLQQTQQQIQQQQQQQQQAQQQSTQQQQQQQQQQQQTQQYYQYLTPPSHHSGPDVTPQHLMQAPESFPTPSPDSPGHWSSSSPHSNSDWSECMASPNAYSAGGAHQSNKGSDAIYI